A window from Drosophila kikkawai strain 14028-0561.14 chromosome 2L, DkikHiC1v2, whole genome shotgun sequence encodes these proteins:
- the LOC108074424 gene encoding uncharacterized protein → MIRLLAIFGCCLLLVAGNSFEKSQETQELDDSTTPLTDNGFPISSHELPELEVPSDLDQEVMDVHKINWLPVWEEQEHLRIAREVSEVEPAEATPAPTTDSTSTKAPTTDSTSTKAPVEEVLLPKDNKQCPNNAERGLTNLIRVARPLLPAARLKNILANAVEDPQVRGLIKLLRSDRLKEDVQRLRATKQHQALQEFICRELKLDPAYYVEYVRVFLDIHIAEPPTSKLPNRRQGIRGLLLDLRDAVPRNTLRDMYLRLYSSDAELANAVRLIRSTKFRRMLRDVRSLKEYRSLTDELEKAGAPMRQIQQLVANALGWSTVDLGAETVILSV, encoded by the exons ATGATTCGACTGCTGGCCATCTTTGGTTGCTGCCTGCTTCTGGTGGCAGGAAACTCCTTCGAGAAGTCCCAGGAGACACAG GAGCTTGATGACTCCACTACCCCTTTAACCGATAATGGCTTTCCCATTAGCTCTCATGAGCTACCCGAGCTGGAGGTGCCCAGTGATCTCGACCAGGAAGTGATGGATGTCCATAAGATCAATTGGCTACCAGTTTGGGAAGAGCAGGAGCATCTGCGCATCGCCCGGGAAGTGTCTGAAGTTGAGCCAGCGGAGGCTACACCAGCTCCTACCACCGATTCCACTTCCACCAAGGCTCCTACCACCGATTCCACTTCCACCAAGGCTCCAGTGGAGGAAGTGTTGCTGCCCAAGGATAACAAACAGTGTCCCAACAATGCTGAACGTGGCCTAACCAATCTGATCCGTGTGGCTCGCCCTCTCTTACCCGCTGCTCGACTAAAGAACATCCTGGCCAATGCTGTCGAGGATCCCCAGGTGCGGGGTTTGATCAAACTCCTCCGAAGTGATCGCCTCAAGGAGGATGTACAGCGTTTGAGGGCCACCAAGCAGCACCAGGCCCTGCAGGAGTTTATCTGTCGGGAGCTCAAGTTGGATCCCGCCTACTATGTGGAGTATGTTAGGGTGTTCCTTGACATCCATATTGCAGAGCCGCCGACCAGCAAGTTGCCCAACCGCCGGCAGGGCATACGAGGTCTTCTTCTGGATCTCCGTGATGCTGTGCCCCGAAACACCTTGAGGGACATGTATCTGCGACTCTACTCCTCCGATGCGGAGTTGGCCAATGCCGTGCGGCTCATCCGTAGCACCAAGTTTCGCCGAATGCTGCGGGATGTGCGCTCCCTCAAGGAGTACCGCTCGCTTACCGATGAGCTGGAGAAGGCAGGAGCTCCGATGCGCCAGATTCAGCAGCTGGTGGCCAACGCCCTGGGCTGGAGCACCGTTGATCTGGGGGCGGAGACTGTCATTTTGAGTGTTTAA